In the genome of Limnothrix sp. FACHB-406, one region contains:
- a CDS encoding PEP-CTERM sorting domain-containing protein (PEP-CTERM proteins occur, often in large numbers, in the proteomes of bacteria that also encode an exosortase, a predicted intramembrane cysteine proteinase. The presence of a PEP-CTERM domain at a protein's C-terminus predicts cleavage within the sorting domain, followed by covalent anchoring to some some component of the (usually Gram-negative) cell surface. Many PEP-CTERM proteins exhibit an unusual sequence composition that includes large numbers of potential glycosylation sites. Expression of one such protein has been shown restore the ability of a bacterium to form floc, a type of biofilm.), protein MHKIHLSLVSLLTGATVWTSLAPISLAGSMITGTTPGTPVTPSTVNVFLEPEDPLTFRVEVETKAPSELDVFLLNDLSGSFGDDLPNVRASVPGLLSGLSSISSSVRFGLGSFVDKPIAPFGWADTADYVYNTDLALGSDGSALQTAVNGLAIRFGSDEPESQLEALFQVALRSKSEIGFRDSAFKAVILQTDASYHKAGDGTSVGLIPNNGDANIDANEDYPFVEQVRKALLDSGIVPIFAATTNVTSIYQDLVSQLGFGQVVTLSADSSNLVDAVQTGIKNALSDVKLFVESDDYNYVRQIASDISGEKTGTDLDVPAGDRAKFDVTLRDLAADGRGKDDTLYLTATGYGRTTVNVSVPSESVSVPEPGTILGLGLFALGGLATTRRQQKQ, encoded by the coding sequence ATGCATAAGATCCACCTGAGTTTGGTGTCACTGCTTACAGGAGCAACTGTTTGGACATCACTTGCGCCTATTTCTCTTGCCGGTAGCATGATCACTGGCACTACACCTGGCACACCTGTAACCCCATCTACTGTCAATGTTTTTCTAGAACCAGAAGATCCCTTGACTTTCCGTGTTGAAGTGGAAACTAAAGCCCCATCAGAACTTGATGTCTTTTTGCTTAATGATTTATCTGGTTCTTTTGGCGATGACCTGCCGAATGTTAGGGCATCGGTTCCCGGATTGCTTAGTGGTCTAAGTAGCATCTCTTCCAGCGTGCGTTTTGGCCTGGGTTCGTTTGTGGATAAGCCAATCGCTCCATTCGGATGGGCTGATACGGCAGACTATGTTTACAACACCGATCTAGCCCTTGGCAGCGATGGATCTGCACTACAAACCGCCGTGAACGGTCTAGCCATTCGTTTCGGATCCGATGAACCTGAGTCGCAGCTAGAAGCGCTGTTCCAAGTTGCCTTACGGAGCAAATCAGAAATTGGGTTTCGTGACAGTGCTTTCAAAGCTGTGATCTTGCAGACGGATGCGAGCTATCACAAGGCTGGTGATGGCACTAGCGTTGGTTTAATCCCTAACAATGGGGACGCAAATATCGACGCTAACGAGGATTATCCCTTTGTAGAGCAGGTTCGTAAGGCACTGCTTGATTCAGGAATTGTTCCAATTTTTGCCGCTACGACCAACGTAACCTCGATCTATCAGGATCTGGTGAGTCAATTGGGTTTTGGTCAAGTTGTGACTCTGAGTGCAGACAGCTCAAACCTAGTTGATGCCGTCCAAACGGGTATCAAGAACGCACTGAGTGACGTGAAGCTGTTTGTTGAGAGTGACGACTATAACTACGTTCGTCAAATTGCTAGTGATATCTCGGGTGAAAAGACTGGAACAGACCTTGATGTACCCGCCGGAGATCGTGCGAAATTCGACGTTACGTTGCGCGATCTAGCTGCCGACGGTCGTGGTAAAGATGACACACTTTATCTGACTGCCACAGGATATGGTCGGACTACTGTCAACGTCAGTGTTCCATCTGAGTCTGTGTCAGTACCTGAACCAGGCACTATTCTGGGTTTAGGGCTATTTGCTCTAGGTGGTTTAGCCACAACTCGTCGTCAGCAAAAGCAGTAA
- a CDS encoding LysR family transcriptional regulator, with protein sequence MRLEQLQAFLAIADTGSFQAAAKRCGVTQSTISRQLQSLESTLGLTLIRRSTPIQLTLAGNQLLPHARRMVQEWDLANRAIANLREGQQPELCIAAIHSVCAYRLPAILQDFIQTYPQVQLRVTALGSDRSLKVLRDGLVDVAVVMNNRFLTNNTDWVVDSLYKEPVVALVSASHPLANHGQVSWLDLGEYPHVVFKDGYGMQRLVQEQFAREGITLRVALELNTLDAFRGVVRQGKCVALLPESAVLEAKEDPGLRVLPLADPSIEREVVLVTTRDRLQLQPISYFRQLVQATLHQQALLPNRPLAK encoded by the coding sequence ATGCGACTCGAACAGTTACAGGCCTTCCTCGCGATCGCGGATACCGGTAGTTTCCAGGCCGCCGCTAAGCGTTGCGGAGTCACCCAATCCACCATCAGCCGCCAACTTCAGAGCCTGGAGTCTACCCTGGGGCTAACCCTGATTCGTCGCAGCACCCCCATCCAACTCACTCTTGCTGGCAACCAACTGTTACCCCACGCCCGCCGAATGGTGCAGGAGTGGGACTTGGCAAATCGGGCGATCGCCAACCTGCGCGAAGGGCAACAACCGGAACTCTGCATCGCCGCCATTCACTCTGTTTGTGCCTACCGACTGCCCGCCATTTTGCAGGACTTTATCCAAACCTATCCCCAAGTGCAGTTACGGGTGACGGCCTTGGGCAGCGATCGATCGCTCAAGGTGTTGCGCGATGGGCTAGTGGATGTGGCCGTGGTCATGAATAACCGGTTTTTGACCAATAACACCGATTGGGTGGTGGATTCACTCTATAAGGAACCCGTGGTGGCCCTCGTCAGCGCATCCCATCCCCTCGCCAACCATGGGCAAGTGTCCTGGCTGGATCTGGGGGAATATCCCCATGTGGTGTTCAAAGATGGCTACGGAATGCAGCGGTTGGTGCAGGAACAGTTTGCCCGCGAGGGAATTACCCTGCGGGTTGCCTTGGAGTTGAACACCCTCGATGCCTTTCGGGGGGTTGTCCGCCAGGGAAAATGCGTGGCCCTTCTGCCAGAGTCGGCCGTGCTGGAGGCGAAGGAGGATCCAGGTTTACGAGTGTTACCGCTGGCGGATCCATCGATCGAGCGGGAAGTGGTGTTGGTGACCACGCGCGATCGACTGCAATTACAACCCATCAGCTATTTCCGACAGTTGGTGCAAGCCACCCTCCATCAACAGGCCTTGCTCCCCAACCGCCCATTGGCCAAGTGA
- a CDS encoding aromatic ring-hydroxylating dioxygenase subunit alpha: MSPETATPTAAQPAKTVPLRATGIDPNHWYVVASDREVTRQPLGVELWGRAIVLYRDTQGQVQALEDCCPHRLVKLSDGRVVGDRIECMYHGWQFDNAGACVDVPYLGDNQKLPTCRIRTYPVRELDGFIWLWPGELQPGQVLPEPMGLPEWSHLNYIASMTTIDCQGHFSFLIENLMDMYHGHLHQDYQAWASAKLEQLTESPDRVDALYEAQSYYRIDKIWAVAQLFIPAMRKLHPEPLRVSYVYPHWASSLGQEFKIYCLFCPVSATHTRAYLVHFTSLHAFERLHQLPVAIRQWVKDRMFNAAAKLLEGLVEQDVLMIEQEQRSFEADPHRKGPELNPAIAAVQRLIRSRGRSTTAGLAHE, from the coding sequence ATGTCTCCTGAAACTGCCACCCCCACGGCTGCTCAACCAGCCAAGACAGTACCCCTACGCGCAACCGGCATCGACCCCAACCATTGGTATGTGGTGGCGAGCGATCGGGAAGTCACTCGCCAACCGCTGGGCGTGGAACTTTGGGGGCGGGCAATTGTGCTTTACCGCGACACCCAAGGGCAAGTGCAAGCCCTGGAGGATTGCTGTCCCCACCGACTGGTGAAGTTGTCGGATGGGCGCGTAGTGGGCGATCGGATCGAGTGTATGTACCACGGTTGGCAGTTCGACAATGCTGGGGCCTGCGTGGATGTGCCCTACCTGGGAGATAACCAAAAGCTGCCCACTTGCCGAATTCGTACCTACCCGGTGCGGGAATTGGATGGGTTCATTTGGTTGTGGCCAGGGGAATTGCAACCGGGACAGGTGTTGCCGGAACCGATGGGACTGCCGGAATGGAGCCATTTAAACTACATCGCTTCCATGACCACGATCGATTGTCAGGGGCATTTTTCTTTTCTGATCGAAAACCTGATGGATATGTACCATGGGCATTTGCATCAGGACTACCAGGCTTGGGCTTCCGCGAAGTTGGAGCAGCTCACCGAATCACCCGATCGAGTCGATGCTCTCTACGAAGCCCAAAGCTACTACCGAATTGACAAAATTTGGGCGGTGGCGCAACTGTTTATCCCCGCCATGCGCAAACTACACCCGGAACCACTCCGGGTGAGCTATGTCTATCCCCACTGGGCTTCTAGCTTGGGCCAAGAGTTCAAGATTTATTGCCTGTTTTGTCCCGTCAGCGCCACCCACACCCGGGCCTATTTGGTGCATTTCACCTCCCTACACGCCTTCGAGCGACTGCATCAGTTGCCGGTGGCGATCCGCCAGTGGGTGAAAGATCGGATGTTTAATGCGGCGGCCAAGTTGCTGGAAGGGTTGGTGGAGCAGGATGTGTTGATGATTGAGCAGGAGCAACGATCGTTTGAGGCAGATCCTCACCGCAAGGGGCCAGAACTGAATCCCGCGATCGCGGCAGTGCAGCGCCTCATTCGATCGCGGGGTCGATCAACAACCGCTGGGCTGGCCCATGAATGA
- the recG gene encoding ATP-dependent DNA helicase RecG: protein MSDLPDWIRLQKALAVEAERGFGDLAGREYRFSEFLCLQFGRPPQGLSASDRRRWRETAAQFAEYPHLDLAQRKRIVVNTRQFLHQVQRACEGAIAEAAAPEAAPRSPKRPKTKDLNQLQPATIARSLTLDLPLSQVRAIGTRSGGRLAKLGLLTVQDLLCHYPRDYIDYARQVNIRDLEGGETVTIVGTVKRCNCFTSPKNSKLTIFELILRDRTGQVRISKFFAGTRFSSIAWQKSQQSLYSSGTLVAASGLVKQDKYGITLDNPDLEVIDSADGTIASLTVGRVVPVYALTEGVTADLVRRSVLAVLPAASQVPEALPRNFRERYNLIKIADAIAQVHFPADDDQLAAARRRLIFDEFFYLQLGLLQRRSQQKRQETSVVLATTGPLIDQFHQVLPFELTGAQKRVVGEILEDLQRPTPMNRLVQGDVGSGKTVVAVITILAAIQAGYQAALMAPTEVLAEQHYRKIVGWFNLLHLPVELLTGSTGAKKRRAIHAQLQTGELPLLVGTHALIQDKVEFSRLGLAVIDEQHRFGVQQRAKLQQKGFQPHVLTMTATPIPRTLALTIHGDLDVSQIDELPPGRQAIQTTVLRSGDRPAAHDLMRREIAQGRQVYVVLPLVEESEKLDLKSAIEEYQYLSEVVFPEFQMGLLHGRMSSADKDRAIEQFRQNETQILVSTTVIEVGVDVPNATVMVIEHAERFGLSQLHQLRGRVGRGAAQSFCLLMNTSKSPEASQRLEVLAQSQDGFFISEMDMRFRGPGEVLGMRQSGLPDFALASLVDDRDVLNLARSAAEDLINTDPDLANHPRIAAELGYRYRKLLGGMILT, encoded by the coding sequence TTGTCTGATCTACCCGACTGGATTCGTTTGCAAAAGGCCCTGGCCGTGGAAGCGGAACGGGGCTTTGGGGATTTGGCTGGGCGGGAATATCGATTCAGTGAATTTTTGTGTTTGCAGTTTGGCCGGCCGCCCCAGGGATTGTCTGCGAGCGATCGACGGCGGTGGCGAGAAACAGCGGCCCAGTTTGCGGAATATCCCCATTTGGACTTGGCCCAACGCAAGCGGATTGTGGTGAACACGCGGCAGTTTTTGCACCAGGTGCAGCGTGCCTGCGAGGGGGCGATCGCCGAGGCCGCGGCTCCAGAGGCGGCCCCCCGATCGCCCAAGCGCCCAAAAACGAAGGATTTGAACCAACTGCAACCGGCAACCATTGCCCGATCGCTGACTTTGGATCTGCCCCTGTCGCAGGTACGGGCGATCGGGACGCGATCGGGGGGGCGGTTGGCCAAGTTGGGGCTGTTGACGGTGCAGGATTTGCTGTGCCATTACCCTCGCGACTATATCGATTACGCCCGCCAGGTGAATATCCGCGACTTGGAAGGGGGCGAAACGGTGACGATTGTGGGGACGGTGAAGCGCTGTAATTGCTTTACCAGTCCCAAAAACTCAAAACTCACGATTTTTGAACTGATTCTGCGCGATCGCACGGGCCAAGTGCGAATTAGCAAGTTTTTTGCAGGAACCCGCTTTAGTTCGATCGCCTGGCAAAAGAGCCAACAGAGTCTTTACTCCTCGGGCACACTGGTGGCCGCGTCCGGCCTGGTGAAGCAAGATAAATATGGCATTACGCTCGATAATCCCGATTTGGAAGTGATCGACAGCGCCGACGGGACGATCGCCTCCTTAACGGTGGGGCGGGTCGTGCCGGTCTATGCCCTCACGGAAGGGGTGACGGCGGATTTGGTGCGGCGATCGGTCTTGGCTGTGTTGCCCGCCGCCAGCCAAGTGCCGGAAGCTTTGCCCCGTAACTTTCGTGAACGCTACAACCTGATCAAAATTGCCGACGCGATCGCCCAAGTGCATTTTCCCGCCGACGATGATCAGTTGGCGGCGGCCCGACGGCGGTTGATTTTCGATGAATTTTTCTACCTCCAGTTGGGATTGCTCCAGCGGCGATCGCAGCAAAAACGCCAGGAAACCAGCGTGGTCTTGGCCACCACCGGCCCTCTGATTGACCAATTTCATCAGGTGTTGCCCTTTGAACTGACCGGGGCCCAAAAGCGCGTGGTGGGCGAAATTCTGGAAGATTTACAACGGCCCACCCCCATGAACCGTCTGGTGCAAGGGGATGTGGGATCCGGAAAAACCGTCGTGGCCGTGATCACCATCCTGGCGGCCATCCAAGCGGGCTACCAAGCGGCCCTGATGGCTCCCACGGAAGTGCTGGCGGAGCAACATTACCGAAAAATTGTCGGTTGGTTTAACCTGTTGCACTTGCCCGTGGAGTTGCTGACGGGTTCCACGGGAGCCAAAAAACGGCGCGCCATCCATGCCCAATTGCAAACGGGAGAGTTGCCCCTGTTGGTGGGAACCCATGCCCTGATCCAAGACAAGGTGGAATTTTCCCGTTTGGGCCTGGCGGTGATTGATGAGCAGCACCGATTTGGGGTGCAACAGCGGGCCAAGCTGCAACAAAAGGGATTTCAGCCCCATGTGTTGACCATGACTGCCACGCCGATTCCGCGCACCTTGGCGCTGACGATCCATGGGGATTTGGATGTGAGCCAAATTGACGAGTTGCCGCCCGGTCGGCAGGCGATTCAAACCACGGTGCTGCGATCGGGCGATCGCCCGGCGGCCCATGACCTGATGCGCCGAGAAATTGCCCAAGGTCGCCAGGTTTATGTGGTGTTGCCGCTGGTGGAGGAGTCGGAAAAGCTCGATTTGAAATCCGCGATCGAGGAATATCAATACCTTTCTGAGGTCGTGTTTCCGGAGTTTCAGATGGGGTTGCTCCATGGGCGCATGAGTTCGGCCGATAAAGACCGGGCGATCGAGCAATTTCGGCAAAACGAAACCCAGATTTTGGTGTCCACCACGGTGATTGAAGTGGGGGTGGATGTGCCCAACGCCACGGTGATGGTGATTGAACATGCAGAGCGCTTTGGCTTGTCTCAGTTACACCAGTTGCGCGGTCGGGTGGGGCGGGGGGCGGCCCAGTCTTTTTGTTTGTTGATGAACACCAGCAAAAGCCCGGAAGCCAGCCAGCGGCTGGAGGTGTTGGCCCAATCTCAGGATGGCTTTTTCATTTCAGAGATGGACATGCGGTTTCGTGGCCCCGGTGAAGTGTTGGGCATGCGCCAATCGGGGTTGCCGGATTTTGCCCTGGCCAGCTTGGTGGACGATCGCGATGTGTTGAACTTGGCTCGATCGGCCGCTGAGGATTTGATCAACACCGACCCAGATTTGGCAAACCATCCTCGAATTGCTGC